A stretch of DNA from Hydrogenophaga sp. SL48:
TCTGCCGCACCGAAGAACACAGCGTCACGCGCCTTTCACGCGACCACCCGGTGCTGACCGTGGCCATGCAGTCGGGGCCCGCCGACAAGGTTCGGAAGGTGTTGGTGCAGCGCCAGCTGCCCTGGGCCACCGCGGTGGATCCGCGAAGCGAGATCGCCCGCGCGCTTGGGGTGGCCTCGGTACCGGCCTTCATGGTGGTGGACGCCCACGGGCGCTTGCGCACCCCCACGGCCGGCTACACCTCCGAACTGGGCATGCGCCTTCGGCTGCTTTGGGCGCGGTTCTTCTGACGCTGTCTCTCAACCACCTGAACGCTTGACGCTGTGACCTTGCGCCTTCAGCGCGGCCATCACCCGCTCAATGTGATCGCCCTGGATTTCGATCACGCCGTCTTTCACCGTGCCGCCGGACCCGCAAGCCGCCTTGAGCTGCTTGCCCAGCGCCGTCAGCCCGGCCTCATCCAGCGCCACACCTTTCACCAGCGTCACCGCCTTGCCACCGCGCCCCTTGGTCTCGCGCGACACGCGCACGGTGCCGTCTCCCTGAGGGATGGCCTTCTGACCGCAGGTGCATTGGGCGACCGGCTGACGGCAGCCGGGGCACATGCGGCCGGACTCGGTCGAATACACCAGCCCGCCGGACAACAACTTGTTTTTCATGGGCACGCATCGTAGCGCGGGCCACCGCAGAAGGCTGCGCGCCAGGGGCGCCCGTTAAACTGGGCAAAAGATCCCACACATGCCATTCACCTCCCTCGGGCTCGTCCCATCCCTCGCCCAGGCCGCCGCCGATCTCGGTTTCACCGCGCCCACCCCCGTCCAGACCGACGCCATCCCCGCCGTGCTCGCCGGCGGCGACCTGCTCGCCACCGCCCAGACCGGCTCCGGCAAAACCGCTGCCTACGCCCTGCCCTTGCTGCAGCGCTGGCTAGCTGGCCCCGCACACACGCCGCGCCGCGTGCGCGCGCTGGTGCTGGTGCCCACGCGCGAGCTCGCCGCCCAGGTGGGCGAAGTGCTGCGTTTACTGGCCGAGAAGCTGGCCCCCCGGCCCAAGCTGATCGTGGCCTTCGGCGGCGTGTCGATCAACCCGCAGCTGATGGCGCTGCGCGGCGGCGCCGATGTCGTGGTCGCCACGCCGGGGCGCCTGCTCGATTTGGTGGAACACAACGCGCTGAAGCTCGGCGCGGTCGAGCTGCTGGTGCTGGACGAAGCCGACCGCCTGCTCGACCTCGGCTTCGCCGACGAACTCGCGCGCGTGCTGGCGCTGCTGCCCGCAAAGCGCCAGAACCTGTTTTTCTCGGCCACGTTCCCGCCGGCGGTGGAAACGCTGGCCCGCGAGCTGCTGCACGAACCGCTGCGCGTGGACGTGCCCTCGCCCACGCAGGACGAAGCGCCCGTGGTGCTGCAGCGCGCCATCGCGGTGGACGACAAGCGCCGCACGCAGCTGCTGCGCCAGCTCATCAAAGACAACGGCTGGCAGCGCGTGCTGGTTTTCGTGGCCACGCAATACGCCGCCGAGCGGCTGGCGGGCAAGCTGCACCATGGCGAGATCTTCGCCACCTCGTTCCACGGGGGCCTGAGCCAGGGCGCACGGCAGCAGACGCTGAAAGAGTTCAAGGAAAAACGCTGGGACGTGGTGGTCACGACCGACCTCGCCGCGCGCGGCCTTCACATCGACCAGCTGCCGGTGGTGGTGAACTACGACCTGCCGCGCTCGGCGGTGGACCACGTGCACCGCATCGGGCGCACCGGCCGCGCGGGCGAAAGCGGTCTGGCCGTGAGTTTCGTGACCGCCGCCACGCTGGCGCACTGGCAGCTGATCGAGAAACGCCAGGGCATGAGCCTGCCGCTGGAACACATCGCCGGCTTCGAGCCCACCGACCCGGCCCCGCCAGCGGAAGCGGGCACCGGCGGCATCAAGGGCAAACGCCCGAGCAAGAAGGACAAGTTGCGCGCGGCTGCGGCGGCTCAAAAAGGCGAGGACTGAGGCCGGGTTGAGCCACGCCCCTGCCGGCGCCGGGCCAGCCGGATGTCAGGCGGCTTCGTCGCCGGGGTCTGTGGCGTGATCAGGCGCTGAGCCCGGCGCGCGCGGCTGGCGCACACCCGGCTTGGCCAGCAGCTCCACATAACACTGCACCGCGCCCTCTTTCACCAGCGCGTCGAGCGCACCGATCAGCTCGGCCGGGTGCACGGTCTGTGCGCTGTCTTTGTCGGCGCCGAAACGGCAGTCGAAGTCCCAGAAGTGCGCGCCCTCGGGCAAGTCGCGGCGCCGCTCGCGCTTCATGTACTTGCGGATCTCGTGCTTGACGGCTTCGAGCACGCGGTCCGGGTGCTTGCCTTCGGGGCGAAGCTCAAAAAATTTTCTCATGGGATGTCCTGCAAAGGGGGGTGGCGCCCTGGAAGGACGTGAAGCGGACCCGGATTATGGGGCCAGCACGATCTGGTAGCCGCCTTCGTCCAGGTGGCGGTGCGGGCCGAACACGGCCTCCATGGCGGCCGCCTCGGCCTGCTGCCAGGTTTCGAGCACCAAGCGCTCGTCCAGCGTCAGCGCCTCGGTGTCGGGCACCTCCCCGTGTTGTCCCACGATGTTCAGGTAGGCGCTGTACACCGGCACCACCATGGCCGCGTCGCCCAGCGCGCCCTCCAGCGCCTGGCGGAACAACCGCTCGGCCGCCTGCCGTTGCGCGGGCTGGGTGTCGTCGGGCACGTAGAGTTTGAGGATGTAGGTCATGGCCAGCGGGCGGCGCGGGAGCGCGTTGCACAATGCCCGATTATCCGTGTGCCCACCGTTGTGCCCCCATGAACACCACCCGCCCCACCCCGAGCAAGGAAGAGATCGCCCTGCTGCCCGAATTCCGCCGCCTCGGGCTGCACCAGATCACCCTGGTGGACAACGCGCCGCGGGCGCGCGAGGCGGTGGCCGCGCTGCGCGACCACGCCGACTGGGGTTTCGACACAGAGAGCAAGCCCACTTTTTTCAAGGACCAGGTGTCCGACGGGCCGCACATCGTGCAGCTCTCCACCCGCGAGCAGGCCTGGGTGTTCCAGCTGCACGACCCGGCCTGCCTGGAGCTGGTCGCCGGGCTGCTGGCCGACGGCCGCCACACCAAGGCGGGCTTCGGCCTGGGCGACGACACCAAGCGCATCAAGTCCAAATTGCTGGTCGAGCCCGCCGGCGTGCTGGAACTGAACCACATCTTCCGCGAGCAGGGCTACCGCAAAGACATGGGCGTCAAGGGCGCGGTCGCGGTGCTGTTCCACCAGCGATTCATCAAGTCGAAAAAGGCCGCCACCTCCAACTGGGCCAACCCGCGCCTGAGCGATGCCCAGCTGGTCTACGCCGCCAACGACGCCTGGGCGGCGGCCATGGTGCACGCAGCGCTCAGAGGCTGAGCGTTTTTGGGCGTGGCCGCTCACCACGTCAAAACGTGTCCAATCAAGGCGCAAAGCACAGCCATGGCTGGCCATGGCGCGCATTTGCAACGCAGAGTGGGTGCGTTTTGGCGTGGTGAGCGGGCATGAGCAAAAGACGCTCAGCCTCTCAAGAACGGCGCCGCTGGCGCAGCGGGGTGAGCAGGTCGCTGAGGCCGTTGTGGTCGATCTCGTGCATCAACGCGAGCAGCCGGCCAATGTCGCCCTTGGGGAAACCTTCGCGCGCGAACCAGTTGAGGTAGTTGCCCGGCAGGTCGGCGATCATGCGGCCCTTGTATTTGCCGTAGGGCATCTCCACGGTGAGCAGGCGCTCCAGGTCTTCGGGGTTCACTTGGCTTTCACCGCCTCGGTGGGCGACGGCGCAGGTGTCTTGTCCAGCCAGGCGCGCAGCGTGGCGTTGAACTCGGCGGGCTTCTGTTTCATCATCCAGTGCCCCGCGTCCAGCCCCTTCACCTCGCAGCCCGGTGTGGTCGCCAGCTGCGCCAGCCAGCGCGCGGAATGGAACATGAAGGGCTTGCGCTTGCCGAAGAAGAACAGCGTGGGCAGCTTCGGGCCGAGCAGCTTGTCGACCCGCGCCACGCCGCGCAGTCCGCCGAACGAGCCGAACCACTGCATCGCATACGGGTAGTTCATCTGCCAGCCGATGTGTTCGGGCGGCGTGCGGCAGCCGATCTGGCGAGCCATCCAGCGGGTCATGCGATTTGCCAGACCGGGCGCCAGCAGGCCGAGCTTCCAGGCCACGGCCAGCCAGAGCTGGTAGCCCGCGATCATCAGCTTCTCTTTGGCCGTGAGTGACTTGAGGTAGGCCCCGGTGTTGGTGTCGCCGATGTCGGCGCCGACCACACGCGCGACCCGGTGCAGGTGGCGCGCCGCGTACTCGTAGCCGAAGAAACAACCCCAGTCGTGCAGCAGCAGCGTCACCGGCTCGTCCGGGCTCACCGCGTCCACCACCGAAGCGATCAACGTGCACATCTCATTCACCGACACCGGGCGCGCCGGCTTTGACAGGTCATACCCCGGCAGCGCAAAACGCACGCAGCGGTGGCTGTCGCGCAAGGCCGCCACCGTGTCGTCCCACAGCGCGGGTGAATCGGGCCAGCCGTGCAGCATCACCACGGTCGGGCCGCTGCCTTCAACGACAACCTCAAGGCCCTGCACGTTCAGCGGTGTTGGCATCAATCCGTCTCCTGTTTTTTGAGGTGTGCACGATGGTAGCCTGAGGGCCGCGCCGGGCGGTCGCGCCCGCGTCATCGGCGATACTGCCGGCCCATGCACCGCACCATCTTCACCACCCCGGTCGTCAACACTGTGCTGCGCGGACTGTCGGTGGCCTTTCTGCGGCTCACGGGCTGGACCATCGAAGGCGCGCTGCCGAAGGGCGCAGACAAAAGTGTGTTCATCGCTGCGCCACACACCAGCAACTGGGACCTGCCCTACACGCTGATGGTCGCTTTCGCGCTGCGCCTCAATCCGTACTGGATGGGCAAACAGAGCATTTTCAAGCCGCCGTTTCGCGGCCTCATGATGTGGCTGGGCGGCATCCCGGTGAACCGCGAACAGTCCACCAACCTCGTCGCCGCCTCCAGCCAGGCCCTCATCGACGCCGACGGCCCGCTGCAACTCATCGTGCCGCCCGAAGGCACGCGCAGCAAGGCCCGTTACTGGAAAACCGGTTTCTACTACATCGCCCTCGGCGCCCGGGTACCGATCGTCATGGCCTACATGGACTACGCGACCAAACGCAGCGGCCTGGGACCGGTGTTTCAACCCACCGGCGACATCGACGCCGACATGGCCGTCGTCAAGGCGTTTTACAAACCATTCAAGGGCCGCAACCCAGATCAGTTCGAACAGGCAGACTGAACAGACCGTACTGCGTGTAACATGCCCAGCATCTCGTTGCACGCGCCGGGCGCGTGCGGGACCCAAACTGCCTACGCTTTCAGCGTGCCCAAACGATCGCCCTCCGCCAGCGACACCCTGTACGCCCTGTCCAGCAGCCTGATGGACAGCCTGCGTGGCAGCGTGCATGCCGTGCTGGGCGTGGAGAAGGTGGTGCACGACCATGCGGCTGTCGCCCGCATCCGCGAGGCCATGATGGCCATCCACGGGGAGGCCGGCCTCGAACACAACCCCCACCTGCACCGGCAGATCGCGTCCACGCAGGACGCCGAAGGCCTCTGGTACGCGCGCGCCGAGCTCTATGCCGACCTCTGCCAGCTGCATGACGAGACCCATGCCGTGCGCTGCCTGGAATCGCTGCTGCCGCTGTTTCAGGGCAGCCTGCCCAGCAGCCTGCTCAAGACCCGGACACCCGGCGCGGGGGCGCGCGGGCCGTCACTCGCCGGGCAGTGGCTTCCACGCCGCAGGAAGCCCTGAGCCCCGGAGGCTCCATCCCGGCACAATGGTTCGCCGTGGCCCTGCGGGTGCTCCTGGAACCTGGATTCAGGACGTGGCGCCAAAGGCCTCGTGGAAGCTCACCGTGCCCTGCGGCAAGGCGCCGGTGAACGGCAGCACCATGAAGTATTCCGGTGGGATGCCGGGGTACACCAGCTGCGGCTCCTGGCGAAAACCGAAACGCCGGTAGTAGCCCGGGTCGCCCACCAGCATGATGCCCGCCGCGCCCTGATCGCGCAGCGCCTGCAACGCGGCCTGCATCAGCGCCGAACCGATGCCTTTTCCCTGGTGTTCAGGCGAGACCGAAATCGGCCCCAGCCCATGCCAGCCCGGCGTGCCGTCGGCCACCACCACCGGCGAGGTGGCCACATGCCCCACCAGCGCACCACCCTGCGCCACCACCAGCGACACACTCATCGCCCCGGCGCGGCGCAGCGCGTTGACGATGAAAGCCTCGGTGTGGCTGGTGTGGGGCGCGTTCAGGAAAGCGGCGGTGGTGAGGGTTGCGATGGCGTCTGCATCGGCGGGGGCTTCGGGACGGATCATGGTGTAGAGCCGGTCACGGTGCTGGGGTTGTGGGCATGGAAGAAGTTGGAGTCAACAGATCAAACCGCTGCGCCCAACCGCCCCACCCCCTCTTCAATCTTTTCCACCCCCACCGTCGCAAACGAGAGGCGCAGGGTCGCGTGGTCGGGGTTCGTGGCGTAGAACGGTGCGCCGGGCACGAAGGCCACGCCCTTTTCGATCGCGCGTTTGGCCAGCTCACCGCCGTCGGCCACCTTGCCGCCCGCGCCCGTGAGGCGGGCCCAGACGAACAGGCCGCCTTGCGGCTGCACGAACTCGATGGCGTCGCCCAGCTCGCGGCGCAGCGCGTTGCCCATGGTCATCGCACGTTCAGCGTACACGGCGCGCACCTTGGCGAGCGTGGCGGGCATGCGGCCGGCTTTGAGGTATTGCGCGGCGGTGGCCTGGGCGAAGGTGCTGGTGTGGGCGTCGCTGAACTGTTTGCACATGGTCGCCTTGGCCAGCAGCTCGGCCGGGCCGACCATCCAGCCCACGCGCAGGCCTGG
This window harbors:
- a CDS encoding redoxin domain-containing protein, which produces MKRLFAALRRDWKSHLGTLLMVLVIFAGAQAWQTRHVPSGLAPDFALTLIQPDGSHTDTTLATWRTAHPGQPVALHVWADWCPICRTEEHSVTRLSRDHPVLTVAMQSGPADKVRKVLVQRQLPWATAVDPRSEIARALGVASVPAFMVVDAHGRLRTPTAGYTSELGMRLRLLWARFF
- a CDS encoding translation initiation factor Sui1, with protein sequence MKNKLLSGGLVYSTESGRMCPGCRQPVAQCTCGQKAIPQGDGTVRVSRETKGRGGKAVTLVKGVALDEAGLTALGKQLKAACGSGGTVKDGVIEIQGDHIERVMAALKAQGHSVKRSGG
- a CDS encoding DEAD/DEAH box helicase, which gives rise to MPFTSLGLVPSLAQAAADLGFTAPTPVQTDAIPAVLAGGDLLATAQTGSGKTAAYALPLLQRWLAGPAHTPRRVRALVLVPTRELAAQVGEVLRLLAEKLAPRPKLIVAFGGVSINPQLMALRGGADVVVATPGRLLDLVEHNALKLGAVELLVLDEADRLLDLGFADELARVLALLPAKRQNLFFSATFPPAVETLARELLHEPLRVDVPSPTQDEAPVVLQRAIAVDDKRRTQLLRQLIKDNGWQRVLVFVATQYAAERLAGKLHHGEIFATSFHGGLSQGARQQTLKEFKEKRWDVVVTTDLAARGLHIDQLPVVVNYDLPRSAVDHVHRIGRTGRAGESGLAVSFVTAATLAHWQLIEKRQGMSLPLEHIAGFEPTDPAPPAEAGTGGIKGKRPSKKDKLRAAAAAQKGED
- a CDS encoding DUF6172 family protein, which encodes MRKFFELRPEGKHPDRVLEAVKHEIRKYMKRERRRDLPEGAHFWDFDCRFGADKDSAQTVHPAELIGALDALVKEGAVQCYVELLAKPGVRQPRAPGSAPDHATDPGDEAA
- a CDS encoding 3'-5' exonuclease, with product MNTTRPTPSKEEIALLPEFRRLGLHQITLVDNAPRAREAVAALRDHADWGFDTESKPTFFKDQVSDGPHIVQLSTREQAWVFQLHDPACLELVAGLLADGRHTKAGFGLGDDTKRIKSKLLVEPAGVLELNHIFREQGYRKDMGVKGAVAVLFHQRFIKSKKAATSNWANPRLSDAQLVYAANDAWAAAMVHAALRG
- a CDS encoding DUF3820 family protein, coding for MNPEDLERLLTVEMPYGKYKGRMIADLPGNYLNWFAREGFPKGDIGRLLALMHEIDHNGLSDLLTPLRQRRRS
- a CDS encoding alpha/beta fold hydrolase, translated to MPTPLNVQGLEVVVEGSGPTVVMLHGWPDSPALWDDTVAALRDSHRCVRFALPGYDLSKPARPVSVNEMCTLIASVVDAVSPDEPVTLLLHDWGCFFGYEYAARHLHRVARVVGADIGDTNTGAYLKSLTAKEKLMIAGYQLWLAVAWKLGLLAPGLANRMTRWMARQIGCRTPPEHIGWQMNYPYAMQWFGSFGGLRGVARVDKLLGPKLPTLFFFGKRKPFMFHSARWLAQLATTPGCEVKGLDAGHWMMKQKPAEFNATLRAWLDKTPAPSPTEAVKAK
- a CDS encoding lysophospholipid acyltransferase family protein, with the protein product MHRTIFTTPVVNTVLRGLSVAFLRLTGWTIEGALPKGADKSVFIAAPHTSNWDLPYTLMVAFALRLNPYWMGKQSIFKPPFRGLMMWLGGIPVNREQSTNLVAASSQALIDADGPLQLIVPPEGTRSKARYWKTGFYYIALGARVPIVMAYMDYATKRSGLGPVFQPTGDIDADMAVVKAFYKPFKGRNPDQFEQAD
- a CDS encoding GNAT family N-acetyltransferase; the protein is MIRPEAPADADAIATLTTAAFLNAPHTSHTEAFIVNALRRAGAMSVSLVVAQGGALVGHVATSPVVVADGTPGWHGLGPISVSPEHQGKGIGSALMQAALQALRDQGAAGIMLVGDPGYYRRFGFRQEPQLVYPGIPPEYFMVLPFTGALPQGTVSFHEAFGATS